AGTCAAGGATTGGCGGAACCTTATGGCAAAAGCCACTTTATTATATAGAAAACTCACCTTTGTTCTTCATGGATAGAGTGAATACTCCTGTGTTAATAATGCATAATGATGAAGATGGTGCTGTTCCTTGGTATCAGGGTATAGAAATGTTTATGGCATTGAAAAGGTTGGATAAACCAGCCTGGTTACTACAATACAATGGGGAAGACCATAATCTAAGACAAAGAAGAAACCGTAAAGATCTTTCTATGCGATTAAGTCAATTCTTTGATCATTATTTAAAAGGAGCACCTGCACCTTTGTGGATGACAGAAGGATTGCCAGCAGTTGAAAAGGGGAAGACTTTAAAATATGAATTGAGTAATTAACAAACACTATAAAAAAATTAAATCCGATTGCCTAAAGGAAGGTTATCGGATTTTTTTTGTCCTAATCTAATTTGCCTAATGCTTTATTGAAAATTAGGAATTGCAATAAAGAACTTGCTATGTTTTTTGAAGTGGAATCAAATTACACTGCTACCGCAGCCTTGATATGCGGGTGTGGATCATAATTGATCAATTCAAAATCCTCATATTTAAAATCAAAAATATCTTTGACTTCAGGATTGATTTTCATCGTTGGCAAATCTCTAATTTCTCTGCTTAGCTGTAGTTTAGCTTGTTCTAGGTGGTTGGAATACAAATGAGCATCTCCAAAAGTATGTACAAAATCACCTACTTCTAGATCACAAACCTGCGCGATCATCATGGTGAAAAGCGCATAAGAGGCTATATTAAAAGGTACTCCTAAGAATACATCTGCACTACGCTGGTATAACTGACAAGAAAGCTTGCCTTCCGCCACATAAAACTGGAAAATAGTATGACAAGGAGGTAATGCCATTTGGTCCACATCAGCAACATTCCATGCACTTACAATATGCCTTCTGCTATCCGGTTTGGTCTTAATTTGATGGATCAGGTTTTTGATTTGATCTATCTCACCGCCTTTTCCATCTGGCCAATGTCTCCATTGATATCCATAAACTGGACCTAAATCACCATTTTCATCAGCCCATTCATCCCAAATAGAGACTTTGTTTTCTTTCAGGTAGTTGATGTTTGAATCACCTTTTAAAAACCATAGTAATTCGATAATGATAGATCTTAAATGAAGTTTTTTGGTAGTTACTACAGGGAAC
Above is a window of Algoriphagus machipongonensis DNA encoding:
- a CDS encoding thymidylate synthase, with translation MKQYHDLMQKILDEGVTKGDRTGTGTKSIFGHQMRFDLSKGFPVVTTKKLHLRSIIIELLWFLKGDSNINYLKENKVSIWDEWADENGDLGPVYGYQWRHWPDGKGGEIDQIKNLIHQIKTKPDSRRHIVSAWNVADVDQMALPPCHTIFQFYVAEGKLSCQLYQRSADVFLGVPFNIASYALFTMMIAQVCDLEVGDFVHTFGDAHLYSNHLEQAKLQLSREIRDLPTMKINPEVKDIFDFKYEDFELINYDPHPHIKAAVAV